The uncultured Desulfobulbus sp. genome window below encodes:
- a CDS encoding urea amidolyase associated protein UAAP1: MSATETQKILYEKVVAGGWNWSHIVKRGTILRIEDIEGGANVAALFYNGANPTERYNMGDTLKIQHISFLQQGQCIYSDMGRILMSLVKESLGWHDVICGVSDAALIAKRFGSKPYQEARNDFYRNGYDSLLIELAKHGLGRRDFTETVNFFSQVAVDDEGNLGFVANYSKAGSFVELRAEMDTLVVLDTGMHPLNPSADYLRKPVRLTIHPAEPVGKDDPCRLFCPENERGFINTANYLV; encoded by the coding sequence ATGAGTGCAACAGAAACACAAAAAATACTGTATGAAAAAGTCGTCGCTGGCGGCTGGAACTGGTCCCATATCGTGAAACGGGGCACCATCCTCCGCATCGAAGATATCGAAGGCGGGGCCAATGTCGCAGCCCTGTTTTACAACGGGGCCAACCCCACCGAGCGCTACAACATGGGCGATACCCTCAAGATTCAGCACATCTCTTTCTTGCAACAGGGGCAGTGCATCTATTCCGATATGGGACGCATCCTCATGTCGCTGGTGAAGGAGAGTTTGGGCTGGCATGACGTGATCTGTGGGGTCTCGGATGCCGCCCTTATTGCCAAGCGTTTTGGCTCCAAGCCTTACCAGGAGGCGCGCAATGATTTTTACCGCAACGGCTATGACTCGCTCCTGATTGAACTGGCCAAACATGGCTTGGGGCGTCGTGATTTCACCGAAACGGTCAATTTTTTTAGTCAAGTCGCCGTTGATGACGAGGGCAATCTCGGCTTTGTCGCAAACTACTCAAAGGCGGGGAGCTTTGTCGAGTTGCGTGCCGAAATGGATACCCTGGTGGTGCTTGATACCGGCATGCATCCGCTCAATCCTTCTGCTGACTACCTGCGAAAACCTGTTCGTCTGACCATCCATCCCGCAGAACCGGTAGGAAAAGATGATCCTTGCCGGCTGTTCTGCCCGGAAAACGAACGCGGTTTTATCAATACTGCCAATTATTTGGTTTAA
- the nikR gene encoding nickel-responsive transcriptional regulator NikR codes for MKRKNNKTDKVQRISVSLPDSLIRELDQLVESGVYGNRSQAVTQMVRNSLLEVQRQDDAQIMAGTITLVYDESRPTLRSQLVQIQRKHIDTVISSLNVLLENHHSLEVLQVQGPVCTLNAIVEEIRACKGVESCKVALTTTIMPPIHAAPLGEEQ; via the coding sequence ATGAAACGTAAAAACAACAAAACAGACAAGGTGCAGCGCATCTCGGTCTCGCTGCCGGACAGCCTCATTCGGGAACTGGATCAACTGGTGGAGAGCGGTGTCTACGGCAACCGCAGCCAGGCCGTTACCCAAATGGTGCGCAACAGTCTGCTTGAGGTCCAGCGGCAGGATGATGCCCAGATTATGGCCGGGACGATTACCCTGGTCTACGACGAATCCAGGCCCACCCTGCGATCGCAGTTGGTTCAGATCCAGCGCAAACATATCGATACGGTGATTTCCTCGCTCAATGTGCTTTTAGAGAATCATCACTCGCTGGAGGTGCTGCAGGTGCAGGGACCTGTCTGTACCCTCAATGCCATAGTTGAAGAAATTCGGGCCTGTAAGGGGGTGGAGAGCTGCAAGGTCGCGCTGACCACGACCATTATGCCCCCCATTCATGCCGCACCCTTAGGAGAAGAACAATGA
- a CDS encoding ABC transporter ATP-binding protein, whose translation MHAIELPSYKEQSPKVAERFARLKQREVIMEADGISRIFATEKEEITALSDVYFKAYRREFLSVIGPSGCGKSTLIRILSGLDQATSGQVLLDGKPVAEPGPERGMVFQGYTLFPWLSVKKNVMFGLEVAGKGRATAESEAMQWIEMVGLADFASHYPAQLSGGMKQRVAIARALANQPRVLLMDEPFGALDAQTRAKMQSHLMQIWRNVDITIIFITHDLDEAVYLSDRILVLDAHPGRVRELVEVPVEQPRLPAQHLSPEFLATKNHIESLIHPLSETEDSLPMIRLTTVQDDIF comes from the coding sequence ATGCACGCTATTGAACTGCCCAGTTACAAGGAACAGAGCCCCAAGGTCGCTGAGCGGTTTGCCCGCCTCAAACAGCGCGAGGTGATCATGGAGGCTGATGGCATCAGCCGTATTTTTGCCACGGAAAAAGAAGAGATCACCGCTCTTTCAGATGTCTACTTCAAGGCCTACCGGCGAGAATTTCTCTCGGTGATCGGGCCCTCGGGCTGCGGCAAGTCCACCCTGATTCGTATCCTTTCCGGGCTTGATCAGGCCACCTCCGGTCAGGTCCTTTTGGATGGTAAACCGGTGGCCGAGCCGGGGCCTGAACGCGGGATGGTTTTCCAGGGCTACACCCTCTTTCCCTGGTTGAGTGTCAAGAAGAACGTCATGTTTGGTCTGGAGGTGGCTGGCAAGGGCAGAGCGACCGCGGAATCCGAGGCCATGCAGTGGATCGAGATGGTGGGATTGGCTGATTTTGCCTCCCATTATCCGGCGCAGCTCTCCGGTGGGATGAAACAGCGGGTGGCCATTGCCCGCGCACTTGCCAATCAGCCACGGGTGCTGTTGATGGATGAACCTTTTGGCGCTCTCGATGCCCAAACCCGGGCCAAGATGCAATCGCATCTGATGCAGATCTGGCGCAATGTGGACATCACCATCATCTTCATCACCCATGATCTGGATGAGGCAGTCTACCTCTCAGATCGTATCCTGGTGCTGGATGCCCATCCCGGCCGGGTACGTGAGCTGGTAGAGGTGCCGGTGGAACAGCCGCGTTTGCCTGCTCAGCATCTCAGCCCGGAGTTTCTGGCCACCAAAAATCATATTGAGAGTTTGATTCATCCGCTCAGCGAAACTGAGGACAGTTTGCCGATGATTCGTCTAACCACCGTCCAGGATGACATTTTTTAG
- a CDS encoding urea amidolyase associated protein UAAP2, with the protein MQQTLQASDLKPEMATSIHPIAAGEGWMHIVKKGEVFRITDLHGNQAVDTIFFNANRIEERYNAANTMREQGNVYITTGTEIRSNDNNVLLRVVADTCGRHDTLGSACSCESNTARYALEKRYMHSCRDIFLKALLDWGQGMDKRDQVCNINFFMNVPVNPEGGSNFEDGISEANKYVELRAEMDVIVLISNCPQLNNPCNAYNPTPVEVRVWSKGNLE; encoded by the coding sequence ATGCAACAGACACTACAAGCAAGCGACTTGAAACCAGAGATGGCTACATCGATTCATCCCATTGCAGCTGGCGAGGGTTGGATGCACATTGTCAAAAAAGGTGAGGTCTTTCGCATTACTGACCTCCACGGCAATCAGGCGGTGGATACTATCTTCTTCAACGCCAACCGCATTGAGGAGCGCTACAACGCCGCCAACACCATGCGTGAGCAGGGCAACGTCTATATCACGACTGGTACCGAGATTCGCTCTAATGATAACAATGTGCTCCTGAGAGTGGTGGCTGACACCTGCGGTCGTCACGACACCCTGGGCAGCGCCTGCTCCTGCGAGAGTAACACAGCCCGCTATGCCTTGGAGAAACGGTACATGCACTCTTGCCGCGATATCTTTTTAAAGGCCTTGCTGGATTGGGGGCAGGGCATGGATAAACGTGACCAGGTCTGTAATATCAATTTCTTTATGAACGTCCCGGTCAACCCGGAGGGTGGCTCCAACTTTGAGGACGGTATCTCTGAGGCGAACAAATACGTCGAGCTGCGGGCGGAGATGGATGTGATCGTGCTCATCTCCAACTGCCCCCAACTCAATAACCCCTGCAATGCCTACAACCCGACCCCAGTTGAAGTAAGGGTTTGGTCTAAAGGGAATCTTGAATAA